One Mucilaginibacter ginkgonis genomic region harbors:
- the pgmB gene encoding beta-phosphoglucomutase — MPDIKACLFDLDGVIVDTAVYHYKAWKRLANSLGFDFTEEQNEHLKGVSRVRSLQLILGWGGITKTEAEQTELATEKNNWYVEMINKMTPAEVLPGAKEFLEGCRSAGIKTALGSASKNSGIILKNTGIEHLFDAIVDGNHVTAPKPDPEVFIKGAEALGVLDTECVVFEDAIAGIEAAKNGGMKAVGIGSPQILTQADLVISGLDQMTMEKLREL, encoded by the coding sequence ATGCCTGATATAAAAGCTTGCCTGTTCGACCTCGACGGCGTTATTGTAGATACCGCGGTTTACCACTACAAAGCCTGGAAACGGTTGGCCAATTCGCTTGGGTTCGACTTTACCGAAGAACAAAACGAGCACCTGAAAGGCGTAAGCCGTGTGCGCTCGCTGCAATTAATATTGGGCTGGGGCGGCATCACCAAGACCGAAGCAGAACAAACAGAGCTTGCTACAGAAAAAAACAATTGGTACGTAGAAATGATCAATAAGATGACACCTGCTGAAGTGCTGCCCGGTGCGAAAGAATTTTTAGAAGGTTGTCGCTCAGCCGGTATTAAAACCGCTTTAGGATCGGCAAGTAAGAACTCCGGTATCATTTTAAAAAATACAGGCATCGAGCATTTATTTGATGCCATTGTTGATGGCAACCATGTAACGGCACCTAAGCCAGACCCTGAAGTTTTTATTAAAGGCGCAGAAGCTTTAGGTGTACTTGATACCGAATGCGTGGTTTTTGAGGATGCCATAGCGGGCATCGAGGCGGCTAAGAACGGCGGCATGAAAGCCGTAGGCATCGGCTCGCCGCAGATATTAACCCAAGCCGATTTGGTGATCAGCGGCCTGGATCAAATGACGATGGAAAAGTTGAGAGAATTATAA
- a CDS encoding glycoside hydrolase family 13 protein, giving the protein MKRFLLAAICCILYNTHLLAQLPALDKVEPMNWWVGMANPKLQLVVHGNNIASRQVQLAYPGVKLAAVHKVENSNYLFLDLVISPSAKAGTFAIKFTAKGAQPLVYNYKLNTRDRSANRVQGVTIKDLIYLIMPDRFSNGDPNNDVVKGMRETGLHRDSMFSRHGGDIQGVMNHLDYLKDLGVTTVWFTPEIENDEPQASYHGYAVTDYYKIDPRFGTNELYKQYVEKCHSMGLKVIKDIVHNHVGTECYLIQDMPMKSWVHQWPKFTNSNYHDMVVMDPHASANDKKIMLDGWFDRRMADLNENNPYVQNYLTQNHIWWVEYAGIDGLRLDTYPYNDGPYMSQWAKDIRAEFPNLSIYGETLVWSAADQAFFTEGNKLNQGLDTHLPGVTDGVVKDAIYEALNGKDGWTDGASRLYAVLAQDFLYKDPTKNVVFLDNHDMSRVFSVVNEDYTKYKSAFALLLTTRGIPQMYYGDEILMKNFSNPDGLVREDFPGGWPGDKNNKFTAGGRNKKENDAFNYIKKLANYRKNTTALQTGKLLQYIPQKGVYVYFRYDALKTVMVVYNSNEKEQEMETAYFAEGLNGARKGKNVITDEAVDIAKLIIPAKTTLIFELMPNGIH; this is encoded by the coding sequence ATGAAGAGATTTTTATTAGCTGCCATTTGCTGCATACTTTACAATACTCACCTTCTAGCGCAGCTACCCGCCTTAGACAAGGTAGAACCCATGAACTGGTGGGTAGGCATGGCCAACCCAAAACTGCAATTGGTAGTTCACGGCAATAATATAGCTTCGCGGCAGGTGCAACTGGCTTACCCTGGTGTAAAATTGGCAGCAGTACATAAGGTAGAAAACTCAAATTACCTGTTTTTAGACTTAGTGATATCACCGTCGGCCAAGGCAGGCACATTTGCTATAAAGTTTACTGCTAAAGGCGCGCAGCCTTTGGTTTATAATTACAAACTAAATACCCGCGACCGCAGCGCGAACCGTGTGCAGGGTGTAACCATTAAAGACCTCATCTACCTCATCATGCCCGACCGCTTTTCAAATGGCGACCCCAATAATGATGTGGTTAAAGGAATGCGCGAAACGGGCCTGCACCGCGACTCGATGTTTAGCCGCCATGGCGGCGATATACAAGGCGTGATGAACCATCTCGACTATCTGAAAGATCTGGGAGTTACTACCGTTTGGTTTACCCCTGAGATAGAAAATGACGAGCCGCAGGCATCGTACCATGGCTATGCCGTTACAGACTATTATAAAATAGACCCTCGCTTTGGCACTAACGAGCTTTACAAGCAATATGTAGAAAAATGCCACAGCATGGGGCTAAAGGTCATCAAAGATATTGTGCATAACCACGTGGGTACCGAATGCTACCTGATACAGGATATGCCGATGAAAAGCTGGGTGCACCAATGGCCTAAATTTACCAACTCCAATTATCACGACATGGTGGTGATGGACCCGCACGCTTCGGCCAACGACAAGAAGATCATGCTCGACGGTTGGTTCGACCGGCGCATGGCCGATCTCAATGAAAACAACCCTTACGTACAGAACTACCTGACCCAGAATCATATCTGGTGGGTTGAGTACGCGGGCATTGACGGGTTGCGTTTGGATACTTACCCTTATAACGACGGCCCATACATGTCGCAATGGGCAAAAGATATCCGCGCCGAGTTTCCAAACCTTTCCATTTACGGTGAGACTTTAGTTTGGAGCGCTGCCGACCAGGCGTTCTTTACCGAGGGCAACAAATTAAATCAGGGCTTGGATACACACTTGCCGGGCGTAACCGACGGCGTAGTTAAAGACGCTATCTATGAAGCGCTTAATGGTAAAGATGGCTGGACCGATGGTGCAAGCCGTTTGTATGCTGTGTTAGCACAGGACTTTTTGTACAAGGACCCGACTAAGAATGTAGTTTTTCTGGATAACCACGACATGAGCCGTGTTTTCTCGGTGGTAAATGAGGACTATACCAAATATAAATCAGCATTCGCACTTTTATTAACCACACGCGGCATTCCGCAAATGTATTATGGCGATGAGATCCTGATGAAAAACTTTTCTAATCCGGATGGCTTGGTACGCGAGGATTTCCCGGGTGGATGGCCGGGCGACAAGAACAATAAATTTACCGCAGGTGGCAGAAACAAAAAAGAGAACGATGCCTTTAACTACATTAAAAAACTGGCCAACTACCGCAAGAATACAACTGCCCTGCAAACGGGCAAACTATTGCAATACATTCCGCAGAAAGGGGTGTATGTGTATTTTAGGTACGATGCCTTGAAGACGGTAATGGTGGTTTACAACAGCAATGAAAAAGAACAGGAAATGGAAACTGCCTACTTTGCCGAGGGATTGAATGGCGCGCGCAAGGGCAAAAACGTAATTACCGATGAAGCAGTCGACATTGCAAAACTAATTATCCCTGCAAAAACAACTTTGATCTTTGAACTGATGCCGAACGGCATACATTGA
- a CDS encoding YoaK family protein: MLRQEKENRSLRENLMLASSTAFVSGIVNVVCLLAFLAFSSNVTGHVANLANHVVQQNYHEIGIFLIWLFMFFAGAFAATFIIRSVQEKSLYKANATIIGIEIILMLAAALYAHHLYQETQFEKEVLISLMLFVMGLQNSMVSTISGGLIKTSHLTGLFTDLGGEVAEWFHPKTAKTTVIRNKILIRLTILGFYFIGAVGGGYFFNIYEFAIFYVVPFILLTILYYDLSPIALHKLLRIFSKKPKTSTTI, from the coding sequence ATGCTGAGGCAAGAAAAGGAGAATAGATCGCTTCGCGAAAACCTGATGCTGGCATCGTCTACGGCGTTTGTATCGGGTATTGTTAACGTAGTATGTTTACTGGCCTTCCTGGCGTTTTCATCGAACGTTACCGGTCACGTGGCCAACCTGGCCAATCATGTGGTTCAACAGAATTACCACGAGATAGGTATATTTTTGATCTGGCTGTTCATGTTTTTTGCAGGCGCTTTCGCGGCCACATTTATCATCAGGTCTGTACAGGAAAAGAGCCTGTATAAGGCGAACGCCACCATCATAGGTATTGAGATCATTTTGATGTTAGCCGCGGCCTTGTACGCTCACCATCTTTACCAGGAAACACAATTTGAAAAGGAAGTACTCATCAGCCTGATGTTATTTGTAATGGGCCTGCAAAACAGTATGGTTTCTACCATATCCGGAGGGTTGATCAAGACCTCTCATCTGACAGGCTTGTTTACAGATTTGGGCGGTGAGGTAGCTGAATGGTTCCATCCAAAAACAGCTAAAACAACCGTGATCCGTAATAAGATACTGATCAGGTTGACCATATTAGGATTTTACTTTATTGGCGCTGTTGGAGGCGGATACTTTTTCAATATTTATGAATTCGCGATATTTTATGTGGTACCGTTTATATTGCTCACCATTTTGTATTATGATCTGTCGCCAATTGCTTTGCATAAACTGTTACGTATATTTTCAAAAAAACCAAAAACATCAACCACTATTTAA
- a CDS encoding carbonic anhydrase, which produces MNQDIKPHNTDHITYQSLLEGNKTFVAEALKEDGDYFTKLAAGQKPPVLWIGCADSRVPANQITHTSPGEIFVHRNIANVVVHTDMSMLSVLDYAVNVLQVKHVIVVGHYGCGGVNAAMTNKEFGLIDNWLRHIKDVYRLHADELDAITDEKTKSDRLVECNVIEGVYNLGKTTIVQNAWKDPNRELQVHGWVYELSTGLIKDLNVSRKDNSGMEEVFRFDI; this is translated from the coding sequence ATGAATCAAGACATAAAACCACACAACACAGATCATATTACTTACCAATCGCTTTTAGAGGGCAATAAAACTTTTGTCGCCGAAGCATTGAAAGAGGACGGCGACTATTTCACCAAACTTGCCGCCGGTCAAAAGCCACCCGTTTTATGGATAGGCTGTGCGGACAGCCGGGTGCCTGCAAACCAGATCACCCACACCAGTCCGGGCGAAATATTTGTGCACCGCAACATTGCCAACGTTGTAGTGCACACCGATATGAGCATGCTTAGCGTGCTGGATTACGCGGTAAATGTGTTGCAGGTGAAGCACGTTATCGTAGTAGGCCACTACGGCTGTGGTGGCGTGAATGCCGCAATGACCAACAAAGAATTTGGCCTGATCGACAACTGGCTGCGCCATATTAAGGATGTATACCGTTTGCACGCCGATGAGCTGGATGCCATCACTGACGAGAAAACGAAATCTGACCGGTTGGTGGAGTGCAATGTGATAGAAGGTGTATATAACTTGGGCAAAACAACCATCGTACAAAACGCCTGGAAAGACCCGAACCGTGAGCTGCAGGTACATGGCTGGGTATATGAATTAAGCACCGGGCTTATTAAAGACCTTAACGTTAGCCGCAAAGACAACAGCGGTATGGAAGAAGTTTTCAGGTTCGATATATAA